The window CCTGGCAGTTTGAGTGTTGTACACATTTATGACTATCTCAGAGATGCAGAATAattgtttggtttgtgttttttccTGCTCAGATCACCACAAGTCTGGACTCAGTGGGTCGAATCCAAATGCGAACAAGACGTACGCTGAGAGGTCACTTAGCTAAAATTTATGCTATGCACTGGGGATCTGATTCAAGGTTTGTACATGTGATTCTTGAACTTAGAGGCAGAGGGATCCCTTTTCTAGCTCTTGAAAGAATTGTAGACttgctagagagacaaggtgggtgaggtaatatcttttgttggaccaacttctgttggtgaagacAAGCTTTCGTGCTTTctcagagctcttcaggtctgggaaaagtacttaaaaggcttgtcttcacgtacaaagctacagtggcgcagctgcactgctgtagtacTTCCGTGAAGGTGctgctatgccaatgggagagcttttcctcttggcgtagttaatccacctctgtgagaagTGGCAGCTATGTcgataggagaagctctcccgtcaacaGCACTGTCTATGCCAGGGATTAGGTCAATGTAGTTTTACCGATATAAATCTACAGTGTATATGTGGCCAGAtagtcatagctaaatacaaggtggaacagattaagcataaggagttatcACATTGTAAGAGACCACAATGAAGTTGGCAGTTAACATGTCTGCAGTTGTAGGACAAAGAAGGGTTATTCGGTCAAAGATTGTTGTAATGAACcataatccattgtctttattgagTTTGTCTATTACAAGAAATTCCAGACACCCAGAGTGGTCCCCCAAGATATGTCTACACTCccattaaaaacccacagctggtccatgccagctgcattgggctaaagggctgtttaattacgCTGTAAATGTGCCcgagcccaaaagtctacaccacaattaaatagccccttagcctgagtcagttggcacagCTTCGGGtgcctaattgcagtgtagacatactgtcaGTCTTCAGACACTTTCGAGGGCCATAGATCATAGAAAATTTTGAGAAATGTTTGTAGTTCAGCCTGCCTTTTTAAAGCCAGTTATAATcatacaaaaataatgaaaagggaaatcattccGTTATAAGAATATATGCTTCACTTTTATTTTCCACAAGCATTTTGTCTAGTCTTTCAGATGGTCTACTACAGACTCTTCAAATCTGAGAGCCTGGTGTATGGTGGCACATAACTTCAGAATTCTTTGTATTACATTTTCCCTTAAGCTGTGAAAGGGCATATAGCTTGAAATGGTTGATTTAGTGCAAATCTATTTTATGTTAATAGAGCACTGTAAGGACATGGaataacagtatttttcagtgaattaaaatgttttgtaaattaCAACAATAAATGCAGTCACTTGAAACACTTAGTCTGAAGGATACAAACAGCCAGTAGGGAGAGGTTATAAAATTTGTAAATAGCTTGAGCAGTTTTAAATGACCAGTTATTCTAGCTTGTTTTAATAGTGGAAGTTTTATTCATGGATTCAGATAAGATTTTCTAGCAAGCAACACGTTGTTCTTTGCAGCTGTCCAGCAACATTTGAccctaaaagtttaaaaatagtcaaaaggagaaaatgaaaaggCTTTTCTGAATTATTTGACATTCATTCATCTTGTCTATTTTGAAATTAAGTACGAGACAAGAAGTTAACAtgttaatatttctgttttgtggttATCTTTAGGCTACTAGTCAGCGCTTCTCAAGATGGAAAATTAATTATTTGGGATAGTTATACAACAAATAAGGTAGAGTTGTTTATAATCCATATTGGTAATCTGTACACAagtgacattttttgttttagttcCTTCGTTCTGTAACACTTTCTTTTAGTTGGATTGGCTCCATCACTTTTTCCTGTTGAAGTTTTAActagcttgtttttcttttttttcttatgtcCAGCTTTTTATTCAAAGTGCATTTTAGCTTGGGTAATACCTATTTCTATATGTTGAGCCTTTGCTTCTATTCACTGTAGCTCGTTTGCTGGGAtaaaagaatttgtttttttataatCCTCTGATAACTCTCTGAGATCACTGGTAGGGCATGCTGCAGAAGTAATGTGATTAGCATGGGATCCCTTGGAAGCTTAGCAGTGCTCCTGGTGTTCATTGGCCAAGCATTTGAGTGTGTgtcgggggtgggtgggtgaaatcTTTCTAAGGAGTTTTAATAACTAActcgttgttgttgtttttgcaacTGTACACCCTACTTGTGCTGCTGTTTCTGTGGCACATGCTCTCTGCTATTGTGTTGCAGAAGTGCACAACCACAGGGTTTACAGAGAAATAATATAAATCCATTATAATAGATGTTTAGCTCCTTGGGAGTAAGAAATCTTGATCAAACGAGGAAGGACTGGGGTGCAGATCCTCTGCTGATGGCAATTGTCATAGCTTCATTGgtggagctatgccaatctaCACCAGGTGAGGTTCTGGCTCAGGAAGACAAACTGTAGGGAGGAATTTGAATTGACCAAAACCAGTTGCATGTTAAACTAGTAATCCTTAATTTCGGAATAGCTATGATACTATAAAAACGATTGTACTGAACTTGCACACATCTAACCAGGTGACCATTTTTTCCATCTCAAGTAAAATATTCAGCACAAATAGAAGCGTGTTTAAAATCAGATTCTTTATTAGTTGGATATCCCATTATCTTATTTAGTAGCATCTGCTGCAGTGCTAAAGCAGTATTGCAGCTAAGTAGGTTGGACAAGAATCACTATGGTTGAATGTGACTGCCTAAAatgtgttgttgttttaatatgCCTTCTCTCTGTAGATGCATGCCATTCCGTTGAGATCTTCCTGGGTGATGACCTGTGCATATGCTCCTTCTGGCAACTATGTTGCTTGTGGTGGATTGGACAACATCTGTTCCATATATAATTTGAAAACCAGAGAGGGCAATGTGAGAGTGAGCAGAGAGTTACCAGGGCATACAGGTCAGCTGCATTTtactacatttatttttctttactgtTAGTCAAAGTGAAACAGTCCCAAGCCTGCACTGTTCACTGCATGCCGTAAACTGAAAACAAGTGTTAacaatttgcaaaatggaatatAGTCTAATCTTGGTTTTGATCACATTTAGAAATCACTTTTTGTATGTCACTCATTTTGACTTTATCAGTCTTAATGCTAAATTCTGTGTTCATTTGGTTCTGACCCTGAGATACTACCAGTAGCTATCTGAGCAAATGGAGCAGTACATACTCAAGTGAATTTGGCATCTgtactgctatttttaaaatacaagtagCATCAAGTGGTGGTTATTGTGTGACATGCTGAGAACGTTTTTTGGATAACTTTTACTGCAACACTGGGGTATGAAATTAACGTCTGCCATTATTCTGTTCCTAGGATACTTGTCCTGCTGTCGTTTTCTAGATGACAACCAAATTGTTACaagttcaggggacaccacctgGTGAGTTTTGGAGGTGGGGGGTAGTtgatgttttttttccctccagtgctttgattgatttttgtttgtttttaagctaaATTTGCAGAGACCCCATTATATTGCTGAAATACATCTGTTTTCTCTGCAGTGCTCTTTGGGACATTGAAACTGGTCAACAGACCACCACGTTCACTGGGCATACCGGAGATGTGATGAGCTTATCCCTAAGTCCAGACATGAGGACTTTTGTTTCTGGTGCCTGTGATGCCTCCTCCAAGCTTTGGGATATTCGTGATGGAATGTGCAGGCAGTCTTTCACAGGGCATGTGTCTGATATTAACGCAGTTTGTGTAAGTGAGCATTTCTATTTACAAATGGAGAGCGAGGAGACAATAAGTGTAGCTGTAAGATTTCAATTTATAATCTAGTTTTCAAAACAAGGTGGAGAGTCGTCAGCTCTGAGTTGGCCACTAACAATGAATGTAGTTTCTTAGAATATGAGATCTTGATGAGACCAACCACCTGCAATCTAGTTCATAACTATTAATCATACATATCCTCTAGATATGGTTAAGTGAACTTGGAACAATTCAGATTGTCCTCATTTAGTCTAAGTTGTCATAACTGTTTGCTGCTCCGTCCAACTCTACCTGCTTGACCACCTTTGCTTCTAATACTTTATCTGTGCGTGATTGGGTATGTCCATTTACAATAGGTGTGTGTACGTCTTGTGCACCAGTGCTGGAGAATTTTCCCTCGCAGCACCAGTAGAGGCAGCCACTCCTGCGCTATGATGTCCCTCGTGTTCCAAACGGAATATAAAGTGGCAGAGCTGCCCCACCCTTCATTCAGTTCCTTATTGCAGTTGGTCAGAGCATGCTGATAGCTTGTTCCTTCTGCGAATGAGCTGTTAGTGGTTCTCATTTTTGCCTCTCTTGGACCccttttacttattatttatcccCCTCATTATTTATCTATTGTTCAGACTGTCAGTGGACTTTGGGCTCTGCCTGATACTGGGGGGGAAGGTCAGTGTCCTCCAGCTTCGAGCCCTGCTCCAGGTGTCAAAGCCAGTGCCCGTGAGCAATCCTCACTCTCGCTGTTTTTTGAAGTGTTTGAATGAGGTCACATCTGGAACATGTCTGATTTGCCTGGGCTTCAAGATAAGAACTAAGAAGCAAAGAGAAGAGCATCTCAGGTACAtcctcatggaggctgccctTTGCCCAGCATCAGAACCACCTCTGTGGATAGAGGGAGTTCCTCAATCACTCCATCCACGAGTGTCCCCCGTCTTATCTGTGGACAGACAAGAGGAGATCCCCTCACCAGGGCACTCCTCAAAGAAGTAACAGTGCTTGGAGTACCCTCAGCCTCTGAAACTGAAGAGGACGACAACTTCATGTCAAAGTACTCAGTATGAGATTCCTCAATCTCAGAGGCTAACCACTTCGGTATCGAAAGTGGAGTACATTCTTTGGCCCCTTGCTTCCTGCTATCTCATTTTAATGGTTCTCTCAGAGCagatctgttgacttcagttcGTGTGCCAGGACAGGTGAGGGCGGCTGCTTGCTTGGCACAAATAGTGGTGCTTACAGCAGGGCAAAAGCCCATTTCAATACCAGCCACCCTGGAGGCCTACACAATTTCATAGGATCTGCTGAGCCTCTCTGTACCACCCTCACTGATCATTTAGACCAACATCACTTTGCAGGGGCTGTTGCGCATGTTGGCTTCCACATTGGGGGTCTGTTACGGCACCAGCAACTTCAGGTTCGGTGCTGCTTCCATTAATCCCAATGCCAGCTCCAAGACCAATTGTAAGTGCTCTGCCTCAGCGCATAGTCCTGATAGCCAGGAAGCCCCAGGATGGTTGCTGGTACTGAAGGCTTGTTGTAGATCACTTTCCACATCTCTGACTGGTACCGCTGCACCCTGGCCTTTGGAGTACTCCTACTTCTCCTCAGTCTGAAGTCGGTTCTGATGTCTCCCACTTCAGGGAAACCAGGGATTGCTCCCACTCTCGTAGGAGTCATCCTGCCAAGAGTAGATAAAAGGAATGGGAGGGCCTGATCTAGGTATAATTGGCCTCCAGTACCATACCAGCTCTATCATTAGCCCTACTGGTTACAGTGGGGGATGCCTACGGCATGTAGATCGTCTCCACTGCAGTACAAAAATTAATCCCAGAGAAGGTAAGTGTCCCTGCCCAGTATTGACAAACCATCAGAATTCAAGAAACCACTACTCCATAGAAACATATCCCTGAGGGGAGAGGTATGTCCACATGATACTGACAGGCTGCTTGATGCTGGTCTTCAGCTGCTTTGGACAGTCCTGCGTTGGAAGCTTAAGACCAGCAGCAGGAAGTTCTAACCTGCCTCTTCTGAACGCCTCGTTGTCTTGTCCGAAAGAGGCCCTGAGAAGAGAAGACAGTGTTCCACATCAACAAACAGGAGTTGCCAAATCAAACAGCACGTGTCAGGAGGCAGTCAGACTGTGGAACATCTGCATATGGAATTCCCTGACTCTGAGCATCACATCTACCAGGGATTCAGAATGCCTTAGCGAACTGATCAAGCAGGTCATTCAGTTTGGATCATGAATGGCCTCTCAACCTGGCTATTCTAAGATCAGTATTTCAAGTAGGGAGGGTCCCATCAGTGGACTTGTACTCAAGCTGTCAGaacaggaaatactttttttttttttttttttcctgtttttgaagGTGGACTAAAGCCCCAGATCCATCTCAGATATGTTTCTTTCCTGGGTCAAGGGTCTGTTCTATTCTGCGCTTCTGATTCCCAAGGTGGTGGTTAAAGATGAAGCAAGAATGAGGGAAAATGATGCTGCACCAGTCTGGGTGAGGCAGCCATGATTCTTGGACCTGCACAAATTGTCTGTCAGGGAACCTCTACCCCTGCCTTTAGTCAAGGACCTGATACTGCAGAATCATGGGCAGTTGTTGCACCCTGAACCCTCAGTTGCTACATGTCACAGCCTGGTTCCTTAGCGGCATCGCACTGTTTGGAAGCAGTCCATAGTGTCCTACTTAATAGTAGGAACCCATCCACAAGGGCTATCTACCTTATAAATGCTTCCACTTATGCTTTGGCTAGCTGCCCAGATAGTGTGCCTCCTTTGTTATTTATGATTAAAATGATTTTGGACTATTCGTTACACTTAAGTCAGATTTGGTGGTCAGCTCCATTCAAGTATACCTGGCCCCAATTTCATTATTTGACCTCTTTATTACAGGCTGAACTGTATTCTCTAACCCTAGGATTACAAGGTTCTTAAAAGATTTTTCTCACCTTTCAGAGACCCTACTCTACAGTGGGGTTTGAACTTTAATTGCCCTTACAGGTTCCCCCTCTTGAACCATTAGCCTCCTGTTGGTTACGTGGCTTTTCTAATAGCCATCACCTCGGCCAGGAGAGTTGGGGATTTGCATGCCCTGGTGTTGGATTTTTCCATAgacctgtgatgggatccctggggtgcagcctgggaccatgggaccgctgtgcccccttaaatctccagcctgggctctctctcacgacactttgctagtgacaagcagcaaaaccctccaggtgctgttatcactcagcacaacagcacgTGGAGTCCCACGCCCAGCTAGGCTGCATGAATGCTCCAAGAGCCACTTATGAATCACACCAAGAAAGGTACCAGCCGAATTCCCCCCAGCttccagccttgtacctcaggaatataccgtcttgcactgctcaagacaagCAGTGCAAGtctattaattggttcaccactgcatcaatggaaagtggatgtacaccagcctttgtaaacctgagcagatttatcaaacacttcaggcaaactcactggaaaaagataaacagtaaaagaagTTTGACTacagaagagagattttaagtgattataagtgataagcAAAAAGTCagttaacaaaagaaaataaaacaagcatGCAGTCTTAACTCTCAACCCTATCAGACTAGGCAACGTTTAGatcagggataggcaacctatggcaagctgattttcagtggcactcaactgcccaggtcctggccacccgtctggggggctctgcattttaatttaatttttaaatgaagcttcttaaacatttttaaaaccttatttattttacatacaacaacaCTTTAATtgtatattaaagacttatagaaagagaccttctaaaaacgttaaaatgtattactggtatgcaaaaccttaaattagagtgaataatggggggggggggagggatagctcagtggtttgagcattggcctgctaaacccagggttgtaagctcaatacttgagggggccatttggggtaaaaattggggattggtcctgctttgagcagggggttggactaggtgacctcctaaggtcccttccaaccctgat of the Dermochelys coriacea isolate rDerCor1 chromosome 9, rDerCor1.pri.v4, whole genome shotgun sequence genome contains:
- the GNB4 gene encoding guanine nucleotide-binding protein subunit beta-4; its protein translation is MSELEQLRQEADQLRNQIRDARKACSDTTLAQITTSLDSVGRIQMRTRRTLRGHLAKIYAMHWGSDSRLLVSASQDGKLIIWDSYTTNKMHAIPLRSSWVMTCAYAPSGNYVACGGLDNICSIYNLKTREGNVRVSRELPGHTGYLSCCRFLDDNQIVTSSGDTTCALWDIETGQQTTTFTGHTGDVMSLSLSPDMRTFVSGACDASSKLWDIRDGMCRQSFTGHVSDINAVCFFPNGHAFATGSDDATCRLFDLRADQELMMYSHDNIICGITSVAFSKSGRLLLAGYDDFNCNVWDTLKGERAGVLAGHDNRVSCLGVTDDGMAVATGSWDSFLRIWN